The following proteins are co-located in the Thermus thermophilus HB8 genome:
- a CDS encoding M16 family metallopeptidase — protein sequence MSRVERLPNGLVVALEERDFPGVAFQLLVPAGAVNDPEGMEGAAALLEGWLWKGAGDLDARALAQALDALGVRRSSGAGLEYTAFAAAFLPEVLDEVFRLYALLLTRPRLPEEGLEAVRSVALQALLSLEDQPARKLLSELRRKVFRSPHGREPLGREEGLKGARAEALKADYRRRYTPKGAILAVAGGVSWERLRAALEPFLAWEGEEALYPAPELSEPHRFVLRRPTAQVQIGLAYPDVGPEDPGFYAARLALEVLSGGMSSRLFTEVREKRGLVYAVSAFPAGVKGQGLLMAYAGTTKERAGETLEVLRAEVERLAEGVTEEELSRAKVGLKTALVMADESIRSRAASMARDLYMLGRVRSLSEIEAAIEGTSLEAVNAFLRAHPYRDPWVGLLGEVEDV from the coding sequence GTGAGCCGCGTGGAGCGCCTACCCAACGGCCTGGTGGTGGCCCTGGAGGAGCGGGACTTCCCCGGGGTTGCCTTCCAGCTTCTGGTCCCCGCCGGGGCGGTGAACGACCCCGAGGGGATGGAGGGGGCGGCCGCCCTCCTCGAGGGGTGGCTCTGGAAGGGGGCGGGGGACCTGGACGCGAGGGCCCTGGCCCAGGCCCTGGACGCCCTCGGGGTGCGGCGGAGTAGCGGGGCGGGCCTGGAGTACACCGCCTTCGCCGCCGCCTTCCTCCCCGAGGTCCTGGACGAGGTCTTCCGCCTCTACGCCCTCCTCCTCACGAGGCCCCGCCTCCCCGAGGAGGGCCTGGAGGCGGTCCGGTCCGTGGCCCTCCAGGCCCTCCTCTCCCTGGAGGACCAGCCCGCAAGGAAGCTCCTTTCTGAGCTTCGCCGAAAGGTCTTCCGCTCCCCCCACGGGCGCGAGCCCTTGGGCCGGGAGGAGGGCCTCAAGGGGGCGAGGGCCGAGGCCCTGAAGGCGGACTACCGGAGGCGCTACACCCCCAAAGGGGCCATCCTCGCCGTGGCGGGAGGGGTTTCCTGGGAGAGGCTTCGCGCCGCCCTCGAGCCCTTCCTCGCCTGGGAGGGGGAGGAGGCCCTTTACCCCGCCCCGGAGCTTTCCGAGCCCCACCGCTTCGTCCTCAGGAGGCCCACGGCCCAGGTGCAGATCGGCCTCGCCTACCCCGACGTGGGCCCCGAGGACCCGGGCTTCTACGCCGCGAGGCTCGCCCTGGAGGTCCTCTCCGGGGGGATGTCTAGCCGCCTCTTCACCGAGGTGCGGGAGAAGCGGGGCCTGGTCTACGCCGTGAGCGCCTTCCCCGCCGGGGTCAAGGGCCAGGGCCTCCTCATGGCCTACGCCGGGACCACCAAGGAGCGGGCGGGGGAGACCCTGGAGGTGCTTCGCGCCGAGGTGGAGCGCCTGGCCGAGGGGGTGACGGAGGAGGAGCTTTCCCGGGCCAAGGTGGGCTTGAAGACCGCCCTGGTGATGGCGGACGAGTCCATCAGGAGCCGCGCCGCCTCCATGGCCCGGGACCTCTACATGCTGGGGAGGGTGCGCTCCCTTTCCGAGATTGAGGCCGCCATTGAGGGGACGAGCCTCGAGGCGGTGAACGCTTTCCTCAGGGCCCACCCCTACCGGGACCCCTGGGTGGGGCTTTTGGGGGAGGTGGAGGATGTTTAG